CCTTCCCGGCGGGGGTTCGGGTGTCTTCCCGGAAATAAGTGGAAAGCGCGGCTTCCCCCGAAGAGAATTCGAGGGTGTCCTTCTCGAGCCGGAGAAAGAGGGGCGCGAGATGAAACTTCGCCAGAAGGGCGTCAACCTGATCCTGATCGAGCGAAAATCGGCTGGTTGCGCCTGCCTCGCTCCAGAGGCTCGGGTGAAGAGCGACGAAGGCGAAGATTCCGCCCGGAGGGAGCGCCCTTGCGGCGCGCTCCACAATCTCGGGGCCCATGCAAAGGTGTGCGGTGATGAGATCGGGGATTCTGCCCTGCAGGAGGGGGCCGTAATCTTCTTTTTCCACATCGCAAAGAAGAAACTGTGCGCCCGGCAGGTTCTCCGCCCGGGCCCGCGCGGCGTGAAGGGCCGCCTCGTCCCGGTCAAGCCCGATCGACCAGCCGCCCTGCGCCCAGCGCTCCGCCAGGGCGAAGGTCATCCGGCCTTCACCGCACCCCAGGTCGAGATGTCCGCCCCCGGGGGAGAAGTGGCGCTTGACCGCATCAAGCCATTTTTCTCCCATTTCGCCGTGGGCGGCATCGCCCGGGCGTATGGTCCGCGCGCCGCTCTGCCATTTCGCTCGGGCGGATGTCGAAAGCATATGTGGATTCTCCCGGCGGATAACGAAAAAAGCCGCCAAGCCTTGGCGGCGTTCCATTTTCCCGCTTTTCTCCGCCTTTGATCTCATTATCTTGGCGAGCGGGAATAGGGCTGTCAAGGCGGGATTTGCGCCGGAAGCCGCATCGTTCCAAGGGGGTGGGGCGGCGTTGGATTCTATTTTTCGGAAAGGAATGGTATCTACGATGCGGTGGCGATTTACCGATGGGTGGGCGGGCGCTGTTTGCTGGAGCGGGAGAAGGAATGACGGAGCAGAACCGGCCGGATGGGGCTTTGGCCCGCCGGCGGAGGATATTCTGGGTGGTGCTCGCGCTCGCGGCGCTCGCGGGGCTGCTGGCGCTCTACTTCCGGCAGGATATCTCGGGCTGGATTGGCGCCCTCCAGAAGCTGCAGGCCCAGAAAGACCATTTCCGCGACTGGATAAACTCCTTCGGCGTCTGGGGGCCGGTGGTGTTTATCGCTGTTCAGGTCGGCCAGGTCGTCTTCTCTCCCATTCCGGGAGAGCTGACGGGCTTTCTGGGCGGCTACGTGTATGGAGTGGGGGCCGCCACCTTCTACAGCACGATTGGTCTCACGATCGGAAGCTACATGGCCTTCGCGATCGGAAGATGGCTGGGCCGGCCCTTCGTCGAACGCCTCATGACGCGAAAGGTGATCGACAAGTTCGACTTTCTGGTGCAGCACAAAGGGGCGCTGCTGGCGTTCGTCTTTTTCTCGATACCCGGTTTTCCGAAAGATTATATGTGCTACCTGCTGGGGCTCAGCCCGCTCCGGCTGCGGACGTTTCTCATCGTGGCGTTTTTTGGGAGGATTCCGGGGACCTTCGTTCTCGGCCTTCAGGGGGCCAACCTGTACGAGGAGCGCTATGGGATGTTGTTGGGCATTTTTCTCGTGCTTCTCGTTGGCGCGGCTCTCATCGCCTACCTGAAAGACTACATTCACGAATGGATGCGGAAAAAGGCGTCCGACAAGCCTTGAGCCTCGCCTTCATCCCTCAGATCAATTCCAGATAGAGCAGCACCAGCGGCGTGGTCAGCATGCTGAAAGCGGTTCCGGTGAAGACGACCGAGGCTGCGAGCGGGCCCTCGTTTCCGTAGCGTTCCGCGAAAACGTAGTTGAAGTTGGCCGCAGGGCTGGTGGACATCAAAAAGAGCGCCGCGCGGAAAATGCCCTCGAGCTGAAAGATGGCGGAGAGCGCCCATGCGGTCGCAAACCCCAGGACGAAGCGGAGAATCGAGACCATCACGCTGAATTTGAAGTCCGTCCG
The DNA window shown above is from bacterium and carries:
- a CDS encoding methyltransferase domain-containing protein, producing the protein MLSTSARAKWQSGARTIRPGDAAHGEMGEKWLDAVKRHFSPGGGHLDLGCGEGRMTFALAERWAQGGWSIGLDRDEAALHAARARAENLPGAQFLLCDVEKEDYGPLLQGRIPDLITAHLCMGPEIVERAARALPPGGIFAFVALHPSLWSEAGATSRFSLDQDQVDALLAKFHLAPLFLRLEKDTLEFSSGEAALSTYFREDTRTPAGKETGRREAIRKYFLGGGKNLTVRAQAQCVARKAAP
- a CDS encoding TVP38/TMEM64 family protein; translated protein: MTEQNRPDGALARRRRIFWVVLALAALAGLLALYFRQDISGWIGALQKLQAQKDHFRDWINSFGVWGPVVFIAVQVGQVVFSPIPGELTGFLGGYVYGVGAATFYSTIGLTIGSYMAFAIGRWLGRPFVERLMTRKVIDKFDFLVQHKGALLAFVFFSIPGFPKDYMCYLLGLSPLRLRTFLIVAFFGRIPGTFVLGLQGANLYEERYGMLLGIFLVLLVGAALIAYLKDYIHEWMRKKASDKP